Within the Mastacembelus armatus chromosome 23, fMasArm1.2, whole genome shotgun sequence genome, the region AATAGTTACATAATATATTCCAGATCCAGTGATCAGTAGTAACTACATAAATTAGTGCTCAAATTTGGAGAGTTACCAGGAAGGACACACTTCCACAGGCCATAGGTTTTCCCCACCACCGTCTGCCACAGTCGAAGTGTGCCATCTTCAGAGCCACTGGCATACAGCTCACCATCTGGACTAAAGCGAACGCAGTGTACTGGACCGAAGTGACCCTTGTAGGACTCTGCAGACAGAAGGTGCGGCAACAATATTTGTCCAGCATGCTGTACACTGTTTACTAAATAAGCTTTAGAGATGGacaatttatattaaaaaaacaaaacaaacaacaaaaaaaaagaaaaacagatgccTTTTTAAAACAGGATTTCCTGTAGTGTTTTACAGTAGACGTGGAGCTACTCCTACCAAAATCCTGGGGGAAAACCATATACAATGATCCACAGCTCCTCACCCAGCTCCTCCTTGGTGCTGTAGTCAAATTTGTATAGCTTGAAGTCATCTCCACCGGCAACAAAGAAGTCCTTCTCTGGATGGAGGGATGCTGAGTTAATGGGAGCCGGGGCCTCCACTGTCTTGATCAGGTCCAGGCTTGAgcacgtttaaaaaaaaaaaaaacaacataatccCACTTATAACAATTACCATAATCAGTTAGCAACAAAAATGATGGCTGCAATCTGCTTTTGTTATCATTTGATGCTGGAACTAGCTTATTTAACCGTGGAGAAGCCAGGTGACCACAGTCTAAATCTCATCTCTGGATGAGATGGATCATTTTAGTGAAATTGTTCATACAACAAAGGTGTGTACAATCATCTTTCTGTTGTCAGATGACTGCATGGGAATGAGATGTCtttgacaaatatttaaatttgtttgataatctgaaacaaagtgtgccaaacatgcaaaaaaataaatcaggaagggggccaacactttttcacaccactgtatttctATGGCTTGATCATTCTGACACCATAAAGATTGGTCAGTGATTAAGATCTCCATTTCATATTTAACTACAATGTATTACTGAGTAAAAAGGACAAAGATATGCATTCTGATGTGAGGGGTAGCTCTGATATAGCGCTCTAAAATTTAGAGCTGATAGAGACCGCATTTGATTCCTATGTCTGTGGTTATGGTAGCTACTAATATATGTATAGTGAGACTGCAGTGTACCTCAGGGCATTGTAGAATGCAACTGTTTTTCCATATGTGATCACAAGAATCTCTCCATCAGCCACATACTCCATGCTGCTCACAGACGTGTCAAACGTCAGCgtcttcacctcctccatggAGCTTCTGTCCCAAAGCCTGCACACGCAAAAACACAAGTTAGAACATCCAACAGGTCTCTGCTGCATTTGCTGGCACAGAAGTGACTCATTACGCAGGTTAATTTCTATGTGATTGTACAATGGTtgtcacatacagtaaaatCTGCCAcaattacacaaacaaatgtaaataatgagAAGCCACTGACCGTATGGTTTTGtcctcagcagcagagaggatcTGCTTGTCATTGTTACACCACAAAGCCTTCTTTATGGCTGAGGTGTGACCTGCAATCTCCAGTAGTGCTAAAAGGACATAATGATGCAATAGTCTAAATCACAGAAAGACAATAACATCAAGTGTGACTGGGACACCTTGTTTATTCTCCTTTATGGTTCACTGTCTTTGACATTGACACCAGATTTAAGTGAGACCCATCTCTTGTGGGGGCAGTGCTGTACATTCAGAGGAAATTATTAAAGAAACATGTTATAACCCCCAAAATAAATCAGGTTATTCAATGGCCTACAAATATTGTTACATAGGCAAAACTCTTTTGACGTACCTGTTTCTGGGCTGCTAAGATCATAGATACGCAGAAGCTTATCATTTCCTCCAGTCAACAAATAGTTGCTGTCCTGAAGAAAAGAGGGTTAAAAAGTGACCTAGAAGCTGAGTCTTGGCAACTAGACTTTTTATAGttgagtcaaaacatttcactactcatccaagtggcttcttcagtctgagggAGGTTGGTTAGAGATATCAACTTAACTTTGTTAGGTGGATGTGCAACTGACACAAGAAGAGTCTGATTGAGGCCTTCACTTACCTCTAGGTTAGTTTCACCTCATGCCTAGCCTGTATAGGTTTGTTAGGTGGTAAGCAGCCATATCGATGACATTATCCTTTTCCAGGTGTTTTAAACATCCACCCTCTTCTTATAGGTGTTGATAGGGTCCCTTCGTAGTTTTTCATAGGTGTGGTGGTCCTCCAGAACAAAAGATGAGCAATGTAGTGTATGTGGTTCAGTGTATGCAAGACTGcttaaaaacactacaaaaacCAGAGAATAGAAAGCAAACAACTGCTTAACTGGAAGATGGCcgagcacaggaggagcagctcttCAGGACCATAATCAGCAGTGTACCTCCTTttgaaggaaaaacaacactcatttgaagacaaggatgtacatattttggacagagatgATGTATGGCTTGAAACAGGGGTCTGAGAAGCCATACACGTTCAAGTGGATAAACTCTCCCTTAACATTCGggggctcagacataacttgTCTCTCCAGGATGCCCTTTCATTCCTGGGAAATTAAGAAATACTTCCTATGTCCTTCAAGGTGGGGACAATACACCCAGTTTGTGGTTCAGAGCAGTCACAAGAGTtgaccattagatcctaatggTCCTCATTTTGCTCACCTCAATTGTCCACCTAACAAGCTTATacaggccaggtgtgaagtgaaaccaacttggAGGATAAATTGAGAGTTCTAACCAAATTTCTCAGACTGTAGAAGCCACTTGGATAAGCGGTGAAACATTTCGACTCAACAAGAAGTCCAGTTGTCATTACTCAGTACTTCAACTGGCTGACTAAGAATCTTCACAAAATATAAAGCAATAACATTAATCTCTCAAAATAATTATTGCTCTAACAAGTGCCACTTTGACCACCTTATGTTCCAGCCTGATCTACATGACAAAAGAATATCTATAATCAATGctattactgtttttttaattaagaccaaaatttaaaaaatatatttagcttCATTAATATGCAAATCTTACATTGCTTTATAAATACTTTGTAGCAATTTCAACTCATTAATAATAAGCTGCAGATTTTTAGGAAATCAGAGATAATTCATTTAATATGCAATTTTATGCAGCACTCAGATTGATCCTTATATGTCCAGATTAAGGTGATTCATAGACATGTTCTCTGAACATTTACCCCACATCCTGAAACAGCACTGACCTGAGTAAAGCTGACAGTCTtgacaatgtgtttgtgtgccagtGAGAGGACCTCGTCTCCACTCACTGAATCCCACACCTTTCTGAAAGCAGAGGTCACGTTTAACTGACAATAGCTTACGTTGCTACAGTGACTTCATACCATCCATCTTTGCAAACAATGTTTGAAAGCAGTGGTTGTGTTGTGATTTAAAAGAAGCCAACTATGAAGCAACAATTATGTAAAACCTAACAAAATAAGAAGGCATCCTTAGCAGtaaactgtgctcactgtaAATTCTCTACTTTTTCCTCATGGGATTCTAAAGTGATTGACACCATTTTCCAGTGAGCTGGTCTGTATAAGGGCTGCATCAATGCTGTAAGTTAACTTGCTGCAGAGTTTGTTAGCTGTAGGGTCTATCCAAATAAAACAGCTTTATGTTATCAGAATTCGTATTATTTATTCAGAGTAACGAAATACTTCCAACATGTCATTACGCTGTTTTTGCGTGCATTAAAATAGTATGACGTAAAGAGGTGTGTTCAGGAAGAACTGGTTTGTTTTAGGTTCGCTTCAAGCAACAGTAGGCAGGAGTCGGTCTGCCCCATGGAGGGCTGGACTCTCCACTCACGCTGTGAAGTCGGCGGCGGCGGTGGCTGCTTTGGTGGCGTCTGTGTTCAAAGTGGCTCCCCAGACAGCGCCTTTGTGACCCAGAAACGTTCCAATCCAGTCCCCTGTGTCTCCCTGGCGCAACATGGGCTTGCCATCTGAGCACAACACAGAGGGAACACAAAGATTACATTTACAGGACAGCCGTCAACAGGTGTCTCCCAGTCAAACCGCAGACTGCTTCACTTTGATAACGTGTGACTTAGACTAACATAACGGCTGCTTTTATGAATAAAATTTGAGAACAAATCTTAATCCAGGGGTATAAATGACCAATTTCTGATTGAAAATGTTGCTTGGTGgttaaaataaatctgcagtAATTAGCCTAACGATAGAGCCAGCAGACAAGTTGAAAATTTAATAGTCGTGTGTTTTAcagagctaacgttagccgaGTAACATTGGATTTACGTCTTAGATCAGCTCGACAGTAACGTTAAACGTTCAGATCTTTTCTGGCTTTTTAATGAACCGCATTTGCTCTTTTATACGGCCCATTGATCTCACCCTTGCAGGCACTGATGAGGAAGTAGCCATAGGGAGTGATTCCACTGAAGGCCAGATCCACCACAGGCCGGGTGTGACCGGAGCAGGTGAGTGGAGTCTGTCTCATCGCCATAGTCCTCCAGCCGGCCCGTTCGTACCGAGGCAGGAGACGGTAGAGCCCTAGCAGCTAATAGGCTAACGACCTGAGAGAAATACCGGACAACAAGCTAACTAGTGTTATTTTAGGTAACGCTAGTTTCCGTTGGCATGAAGTTAGCTGCTGGTTAGACTATGAATAAGCGAGAACTCGGTAAGTGTGTCAAACTAAACGAAAGGTTCTTCCCAGCGAAGGACTGGCTATCGTGCTAATAGCTACAACAGTGCAACTAACTAGCAACGTGCAACGCAGCGTAACCACCGCACAGATGATATAGCCGGGGTGTTCTGCTAGCCCCCAACAAGGACGGCACTTCCTGTCTGGTagttttcacaataaaagtgtCAAAGCTTCTCCGTGATCGCTGAATGTGTTcaatattaattaaataaacaatacatTATGAGATAAATAATCAATATATATTCTGTAATTTTTATAAGTATTTTCGCTTTAGAGATATAATGCTAACTTTATACTGCTTTATAGGAGAGTaagataatataatatataaccTTGAACAAACAGGCTGTTTCTCATTACATACTATAAAATGatcaacaacagaaacattaatCCGGGTGTCCCTTTCTAGAAAACGTCTAGGCTatttaaaaaagtcaaatctTTCTATTCTCTTTTATGCATGTAACATATGGAACTTTTTTATCCTAAAAACTTTGAAGGAAGTTAAAATAGCAtacataatttaaaacatttaaaaatgaaaaatgtaataataacatgaaacaaaaatgttgcGTAAAATTAAGGTGGACCTTTTTGAGGTGATCAGTCTGATCTCCAGAGCGCGCATGCAGCTCAGGGTGTTGTGCGTGTGGATATGtgaggcagagctgtcaactcaGTGAGGATGCAAACACTGTGAGTCTGCAGCAGGATGACAGAGAGCAGGGAGTGTGTCTTGCTTCACGGCTGCAGGCAAGGATGGCGCCGGTGAATAAGCAGAAAACAgtgcagggggggggggggggcagcagaTGATAAGG harbors:
- the strap gene encoding serine-threonine kinase receptor-associated protein isoform X1, with amino-acid sequence MAMRQTPLTCSGHTRPVVDLAFSGITPYGYFLISACKDGKPMLRQGDTGDWIGTFLGHKGAVWGATLNTDATKAATAAADFTAKVWDSVSGDEVLSLAHKHIVKTVSFTQDSNYLLTGGNDKLLRIYDLSSPETALLEIAGHTSAIKKALWCNNDKQILSAAEDKTIRLWDRSSMEEVKTLTFDTSVSSMEYVADGEILVITYGKTVAFYNALSLDLIKTVEAPAPINSASLHPEKDFFVAGGDDFKLYKFDYSTKEELESYKGHFGPVHCVRFSPDGELYASGSEDGTLRLWQTVVGKTYGLWKCVLPEDLGAENSEQLYTSNPEIKA
- the strap gene encoding serine-threonine kinase receptor-associated protein isoform X2, whose protein sequence is MAMRQTPLTCSGHTRPVVDLAFSGITPYGYFLISACKDGKPMLRQGDTGDWIGTFLGHKGAVWGATLNTDATKAATAAADFTAKVWDSVSGDEVLSLAHKHIVKTVSFTQDSNYLLTGGNDKLLRIYDLSSPETALLEIAGHTSAIKKALWCNNDKQILSAAEDKTIRLWDRSSMEEVKTLTFDTSVSSMEYVADGEILVITYGKTVAFYNALSLDLIKTVEAPAPINSASLHPEKDFFVAGGDDFKLYKFDYSTKEELESYKGHFGPVHCVRFSPDGELYASGSEDGTLRLWQTVVGKTYGLWKGPGCREL